The Fibrobacter sp. UWB5 genome has a window encoding:
- a CDS encoding PolC-type DNA polymerase III: protein MKFAVVDLETTGGTAEEGRITEVGIVLMDDCEVVKTYSAMVDPGMPIQPFVQNLTGITDEMVRGKPQFASIAEEVAELLKDRIFVAHNVQFDSKFMRTELKRCCIKMDPPRLCTVKIARRFFPGLPSYSLHKLTQALELPEFNHHRALDDALAAAEILKLAYNKVGPEKILKEVKNLSTPKKAKVEAI from the coding sequence ATGAAATTTGCTGTTGTAGATTTAGAGACGACTGGTGGAACGGCTGAAGAGGGCCGTATTACCGAAGTCGGCATTGTGTTGATGGATGATTGCGAAGTAGTCAAGACTTATTCGGCGATGGTAGACCCTGGCATGCCGATTCAGCCTTTTGTGCAGAACCTGACGGGCATTACGGATGAAATGGTTCGCGGCAAGCCGCAGTTCGCGTCTATTGCCGAAGAGGTGGCCGAACTTTTGAAAGACCGCATCTTCGTGGCGCACAATGTCCAGTTCGACAGCAAGTTCATGCGCACGGAGCTCAAGCGTTGCTGCATCAAGATGGATCCGCCGAGGCTTTGTACCGTCAAGATTGCGCGTCGCTTTTTTCCCGGGCTTCCGAGTTACAGCCTGCATAAGTTGACGCAGGCGTTGGAGTTACCGGAATTCAATCATCACCGCGCTTTGGATGACGCTTTGGCTGCGGCTGAGATTTTGAAGCTGGCCTACAATAAGGTCGGGCCGGAAAAGATCCTGAAAGAAGTGAAGAACCTTTCGACCCCCAAGAAAGCGAAAGTCGAGGCTATTTAG
- a CDS encoding CotH kinase family protein, protein MPRIATPSLFCTLAGLVFCACSNSDYANNTRQNYGGRPVAKQVFSEFPESGFFTEAFTVELPENDSLNCEAGGKIPNAQSQRASTFRFDSTTTIRCLHLSDTAKTEIIRTYIFEEKPTIAAVFLTADPNSLFDPDSGIYMTGLNAQEEVPHDGANYWLDKEIPVYVELVESDQNYPAFAKHAGLKIFGKYSRINPKKSVAINFREKYDDKRLHYPLFPEFPELTVFKSFILRNNGNNFSNDYIRDRLASSLSEGLGVDYQRGRFATVYYNGEYFGIHDLRERSNESYIETHYGISKNNINLLKSSGKSTAGSATSYSALIQWLKSHSLDIDSNYAHIDSLIDIDNLLNYLHTEIFANNLDWPGNNLKRWNIVNPQSKWKWILYDMDAGFGTLPYDDINIFEYMTSQAKVGYNKNAPIATFLIRCLLKNKEFEAAFINRLAVLLQTNFEQSKILARIDKMMSEIEQEIPRDQQRWSHDKAHMDEQLEIIKEFARTRAGIVTDNLRDFFDLEETVPVTLATSGPGTILVHGLPLNESEITIDFFKNYPVTLTAKPQKGHKWGGWSDGDTNSTRTIFSKNALTLTAIYK, encoded by the coding sequence ATGCCCCGCATCGCCACCCCATCCCTATTCTGCACGCTCGCTGGACTCGTTTTTTGCGCCTGCAGCAACAGCGATTATGCCAACAATACAAGGCAAAATTACGGAGGGCGACCGGTCGCCAAACAAGTCTTTAGCGAGTTCCCGGAATCCGGTTTTTTCACGGAGGCATTCACCGTCGAGCTCCCCGAAAACGATTCTTTGAACTGCGAAGCCGGCGGCAAAATCCCAAACGCCCAAAGCCAGCGCGCATCGACTTTTCGATTCGACTCCACCACAACCATCCGCTGCCTCCATCTTTCTGACACGGCAAAAACCGAAATCATCCGCACCTACATTTTCGAAGAAAAGCCGACCATCGCGGCGGTATTCCTCACTGCGGATCCGAACTCGCTCTTTGACCCCGACAGCGGAATCTACATGACCGGCCTCAACGCCCAGGAAGAAGTCCCGCACGATGGTGCCAACTACTGGCTCGACAAAGAAATCCCCGTATACGTGGAGCTCGTCGAAAGCGACCAGAACTACCCCGCCTTCGCAAAGCACGCCGGTCTCAAAATTTTCGGCAAGTACAGCCGCATAAATCCCAAAAAATCTGTCGCCATCAACTTCCGCGAAAAATACGACGACAAAAGGCTCCATTACCCGCTGTTTCCGGAATTTCCTGAGCTCACTGTATTCAAGAGCTTTATCTTGCGCAACAACGGCAACAATTTTTCGAACGACTACATTCGCGACCGCCTCGCCAGTTCACTCAGCGAGGGGCTCGGCGTCGATTACCAACGCGGGCGTTTTGCAACCGTGTACTACAACGGGGAATATTTCGGCATCCACGATTTGCGCGAACGTTCTAACGAATCCTACATCGAAACGCATTACGGAATCAGCAAGAACAACATCAACTTGCTCAAAAGCAGTGGCAAGTCCACGGCTGGTTCTGCCACCAGTTACAGTGCACTCATTCAATGGCTTAAGAGCCACAGCCTAGACATTGACAGCAATTACGCCCATATCGATTCGCTCATCGATATCGACAACCTTTTGAACTACCTGCATACAGAAATCTTTGCGAACAATCTCGATTGGCCTGGCAACAACTTGAAAAGATGGAACATTGTAAACCCGCAAAGCAAATGGAAATGGATTCTGTACGATATGGACGCGGGCTTTGGCACGCTCCCCTACGACGACATCAACATTTTTGAATACATGACCTCGCAGGCGAAAGTCGGTTACAATAAAAATGCGCCTATCGCCACCTTCCTCATCCGATGCCTGCTCAAGAACAAAGAGTTCGAAGCCGCATTCATCAACCGCTTGGCAGTACTCCTGCAAACAAATTTTGAACAAAGTAAAATCCTTGCACGCATAGACAAAATGATGTCCGAAATCGAGCAAGAAATTCCGCGCGATCAACAACGCTGGTCGCACGACAAAGCCCACATGGACGAACAGCTGGAAATCATCAAGGAATTTGCAAGGACGCGTGCAGGCATCGTCACCGACAACCTCCGCGATTTCTTTGACCTCGAAGAAACGGTACCCGTCACGCTCGCCACCAGCGGCCCCGGCACCATTTTGGTGCACGGGCTCCCCCTGAACGAAAGCGAAATCACCATCGACTTTTTCAAGAATTACCCCGTCACACTCACCGCAAAGCCGCAAAAAGGCCACAAATGGGGCGGCTGGAGCGACGGAGACACCAACAGCACGCGTACAATATTTTCCAAGAACGCCCTGACGCTAACAGCAATTTACAAATAA
- a CDS encoding acyl carrier protein translates to MNLDEFIKNFADVFDDTDASEITADTIFQDLDEWGSLINMSVIAMAKTKYGKTITGKEIRSCETVAELKALVESK, encoded by the coding sequence ATGAATCTTGATGAATTTATCAAAAATTTTGCAGATGTGTTTGACGATACGGACGCATCGGAAATTACCGCCGACACCATTTTCCAGGATTTGGACGAATGGGGATCATTGATAAACATGTCCGTTATCGCTATGGCAAAAACGAAATATGGGAAAACGATTACGGGCAAAGAAATTCGCTCATGCGAAACTGTTGCAGAGCTCAAGGCTTTAGTGGAGTCCAAATAA
- a CDS encoding SDR family NAD(P)-dependent oxidoreductase — MNSFNPFSLENKNILVTGASSGIGKAVAIACARMGASIVLNGRNVERLQETFQEMPSGNHIVAPADILDSSSLNGLVNAMPSLDGVVHCAGVANRVPCKNITQSDIDFVMRTNMNAPMLLQASLLSSKKINKGASIVFIASRAAESPSMGNAIYSASKGALISYAKCLALELAPRLIRVNCICPGMVWTELITKVLDEDTLREAEQKYPLKRFGRVEDIANLVIYLLSAASSWMTGESINISGGGEGVLV; from the coding sequence ATGAACAGTTTCAATCCATTTTCATTAGAGAATAAAAACATTCTTGTTACAGGAGCTTCATCCGGTATAGGCAAAGCAGTTGCTATCGCCTGCGCTAGAATGGGCGCATCCATCGTCTTGAATGGCAGGAATGTAGAACGGCTGCAAGAAACATTTCAGGAAATGCCTAGCGGCAATCACATTGTCGCACCTGCAGATATTCTGGATTCATCCTCTTTAAATGGATTGGTAAATGCAATGCCTTCTTTAGACGGCGTTGTTCATTGTGCTGGTGTTGCAAACAGGGTCCCTTGTAAAAACATCACGCAATCTGATATAGATTTTGTAATGCGTACAAATATGAACGCTCCAATGTTATTGCAAGCCTCCCTGCTATCTTCAAAAAAAATAAATAAGGGAGCGTCCATCGTATTCATAGCCTCTAGAGCCGCAGAATCCCCCTCTATGGGCAATGCCATCTATAGCGCATCTAAGGGTGCCCTTATTTCGTATGCGAAATGCCTCGCTCTTGAATTAGCGCCTAGACTTATTCGGGTAAACTGCATTTGCCCCGGCATGGTGTGGACAGAACTTATCACGAAAGTTCTTGACGAAGATACTCTGCGTGAAGCAGAACAAAAATATCCATTGAAACGTTTTGGCAGAGTTGAAGACATCGCAAATTTGGTTATTTACCTGTTAAGCGCAGCATCCTCCTGGATGACGGGAGAAAGCATCAATATCTCCGGCGGTGGAGAAGGCGTTCTTGTATAA
- a CDS encoding glycoside hydrolase family 3 N-terminal domain-containing protein yields MHLKRAVTFLLAAFAIVQAEDSLPDYKFVPLNSLTESIEVEKQVETPYGLPRELMPLWDSLTIKQKAAQMVMVYMTPASFMLEHEFGGYLVMKNHLKNLDKFTENIRTVNENMRIKPLVAADQEGGYVNRISVVAPQWERTPSAKQMRAMSEDSIRALAQRIGAVLDSVGINLNLAPVLDPAKDSRGKNSFMEESKRSWGEDTLNAPKVRAFVQGMRESNVACVSKHFPGYDSWTNSDHQIAVSSTPKAKVAKNVEFFKTLANDIPVTMMSSVSFVRISSRPAVFEPKIVKMARDMSPETVILTDDLWGVSLRAWVSGNERVRSKNYPAKDFRKLVRTALMAGNDMFMITYPQKAVEMVNYLEALSKQSKYYRERIEESSARILKMKYRAGIIKQ; encoded by the coding sequence ATGCACCTAAAAAGAGCAGTCACATTTTTACTTGCGGCATTCGCCATTGTGCAGGCGGAGGATTCTCTGCCCGATTACAAGTTTGTTCCGCTGAATTCGCTGACGGAATCGATTGAGGTTGAAAAGCAAGTCGAGACGCCTTACGGTCTCCCCCGCGAGCTTATGCCGCTGTGGGATTCGCTGACGATCAAGCAGAAGGCGGCGCAGATGGTCATGGTCTACATGACGCCCGCATCGTTCATGCTCGAGCACGAATTCGGCGGATACCTGGTGATGAAAAATCACCTGAAAAATCTGGACAAGTTCACGGAAAATATCCGCACCGTCAACGAGAACATGCGAATCAAGCCGCTGGTGGCCGCCGACCAGGAAGGCGGTTACGTGAACCGTATCTCGGTCGTGGCACCGCAATGGGAGCGCACCCCGAGCGCCAAGCAAATGCGCGCCATGAGTGAAGATTCCATTCGCGCGCTGGCCCAAAGAATCGGCGCCGTCCTCGACAGTGTTGGAATCAACTTGAATTTGGCTCCCGTGCTCGACCCCGCCAAGGACAGCCGCGGCAAGAATTCATTCATGGAAGAATCCAAGCGTTCCTGGGGCGAAGACACCTTGAACGCACCTAAAGTCCGCGCTTTTGTGCAAGGCATGCGCGAAAGCAACGTAGCCTGCGTTTCGAAGCATTTCCCGGGTTACGATTCCTGGACCAACAGCGACCACCAAATTGCCGTGAGCTCGACACCCAAGGCTAAAGTGGCGAAGAATGTGGAATTTTTCAAGACGCTCGCCAACGATATTCCCGTGACCATGATGAGCAGCGTGAGCTTCGTGCGCATCTCTAGCCGCCCCGCCGTATTCGAGCCGAAGATTGTGAAGATGGCCCGCGACATGTCGCCCGAAACCGTGATCCTGACCGACGACCTGTGGGGCGTCAGCCTGCGCGCCTGGGTGAGCGGCAACGAACGCGTGCGTAGCAAGAACTACCCCGCCAAGGACTTCAGGAAACTCGTGCGCACCGCCTTAATGGCCGGCAACGACATGTTCATGATTACCTACCCGCAGAAAGCGGTAGAAATGGTGAATTACTTAGAAGCGCTTTCCAAACAAAGTAAGTATTACCGCGAACGAATCGAAGAATCCTCCGCCCGCATACTCAAGATGAAGTATCGCGCAGGGATAATTAAGCAGTAA
- a CDS encoding CotH kinase family protein, with product MRYHFAKPLPLLLGIVICCLGFGCSNSERIDNEIVAFWDVEEDATPLFTELNYLPIDDSEYPYAGIPRIVIETENHREIKDRETEIPAKLQVWGADAPESEVMELTIRGRGNTTWSYPKKPYAIKFNEKQAFLGMPKAKKWVMLANYRDRTLIRNAVAFEIARRTSLKWTPSGRFVDVFFNRKYIGNYYICEKVEVKKNRLELDENGFLIEFDTHYDEDNKFRTSFKNLPANIKYPKELSEEQFNYIQDYIDTIECILYGKCNSLDIQQYLNLQSLASYWIIYEIAQNDEMHHPKSIFVHKDTVLNFGPIWDFDWQTFTPTKKGLRNTHRMWIDALKKQDYFLDIVKNEWNTRKNFFIGTTNFIDSIAALIYKSNEANLKKWPIDISADACGDEKEDFYTSINMLKSTILNRITELDSLINQL from the coding sequence ATGCGTTATCATTTCGCCAAACCACTCCCCCTGCTCCTAGGCATCGTCATCTGTTGCCTGGGGTTTGGATGTAGTAATAGCGAAAGAATAGATAACGAAATCGTCGCCTTTTGGGATGTAGAAGAAGACGCCACCCCTCTCTTCACAGAACTAAACTACCTCCCCATTGACGACTCGGAATACCCCTACGCAGGCATTCCCAGAATCGTCATCGAAACAGAGAACCATCGAGAAATCAAGGACCGCGAAACAGAGATCCCCGCCAAGCTGCAAGTATGGGGCGCGGACGCCCCCGAAAGCGAAGTGATGGAGCTGACTATAAGAGGGAGGGGGAATACAACATGGAGTTATCCCAAAAAACCCTATGCAATAAAATTCAATGAGAAGCAAGCATTTCTTGGAATGCCCAAAGCGAAGAAATGGGTTATGCTAGCTAACTATAGAGACAGGACTTTAATAAGGAATGCCGTGGCGTTTGAAATCGCACGTAGGACATCTCTTAAATGGACTCCTAGCGGAAGATTCGTTGATGTTTTTTTTAACAGAAAATACATAGGCAACTATTACATTTGTGAGAAAGTAGAAGTCAAAAAGAATCGGTTAGAATTAGATGAAAACGGTTTTCTAATTGAATTCGATACTCACTATGACGAAGACAACAAGTTCAGAACTTCCTTCAAAAATCTGCCTGCAAATATTAAATATCCCAAGGAATTATCCGAGGAACAATTCAATTACATTCAAGATTATATAGACACTATAGAATGTATTTTATACGGGAAGTGCAATTCTTTAGACATTCAACAATACTTAAATCTTCAGAGTCTCGCCTCTTATTGGATTATATATGAAATTGCACAAAATGACGAAATGCATCATCCTAAAAGCATTTTTGTCCACAAAGATACTGTTTTAAATTTCGGACCAATATGGGATTTTGATTGGCAAACATTTACCCCTACAAAAAAGGGACTACGAAATACACATCGAATGTGGATAGACGCTCTAAAAAAACAAGATTATTTTTTGGACATCGTAAAAAACGAATGGAACACTCGCAAAAACTTTTTCATAGGAACAACTAATTTTATAGACTCAATTGCAGCACTCATATACAAGTCAAATGAAGCCAACCTTAAAAAATGGCCTATTGACATATCAGCAGATGCTTGTGGAGATGAAAAAGAAGATTTCTACACATCCATCAACATGTTAAAAAGCACTATTCTAAATCGTATAACGGAATTAGACAGTTTAATCAATCAGCTATAA
- a CDS encoding Coenzyme F420 hydrogenase/dehydrogenase, beta subunit C-terminal domain yields the protein MINLSSKEQCCGCKACGDVCPKKAISFKTDIEGFWYPEVDQNLCIDCKLCEKVCPIINIDSLKKNDLPQSECHAAIHKNIEIRFDSTSGGLFSALAEATYKAGGYVGGAIFTEDYGVKFFISNNKKDLSTLRSSKYLQSDTEGLYIAVRDLVKAGERVLVCGSPCQMAALRAFLKKDYENLIIVDFICRGTNSPKVFRKYLDYLEDRFGSKVVYYKAKNKELGWRQLTSKIRFANGQTLYDTRDINYFTVGYLNTGVYSRPSCYDCKFKDFPRISDITLADLWGAEKIVGKDLDGDMGTSLVMVNSQKGMKYFESIKASINEQIIPFKSVLAKNPALVKPLNPPLVDREQFYKDLDSSSFGAVAKKYISRPIDSPISSKRKLKNILGFVKAVIRVSGFSLSTWWKNIYYNLLCSRVHTTISLKHYVLISKHVVLELHPKSCLKVNGILKIGEKKFANSKLETRVLIEDGATWQVDDDWVLFYGSDLEIFKNALFHVEGIGGTNINSTIICGEHIHFGRGVMIGRAVTIRDNNGNHYIARRGYKNTRPVHIGQHAWLCEGCTIIAGAKIGDGAIIGAKALVASAVPAFTMVAGNPAQVVDEDVYWKY from the coding sequence ATGATTAATCTTTCTTCCAAAGAACAATGTTGCGGCTGTAAAGCCTGCGGGGATGTTTGTCCCAAGAAAGCGATATCGTTCAAGACTGATATAGAGGGATTTTGGTACCCCGAAGTGGACCAAAATTTGTGCATTGACTGTAAATTATGTGAGAAAGTTTGTCCAATTATCAACATTGATTCTCTCAAAAAAAACGATTTGCCGCAATCAGAATGCCATGCAGCCATCCACAAGAATATCGAAATCCGATTTGATTCCACCTCCGGCGGTCTTTTTTCCGCTTTGGCAGAAGCAACCTACAAAGCAGGAGGCTATGTTGGTGGAGCCATTTTTACAGAAGACTATGGCGTAAAGTTCTTCATCTCCAACAACAAAAAGGATTTGTCCACCCTAAGGAGTTCAAAATATCTTCAGAGCGATACGGAAGGGCTTTACATAGCTGTTCGTGATTTAGTCAAAGCAGGAGAAAGGGTCCTTGTTTGTGGTTCGCCCTGTCAAATGGCTGCTCTGCGAGCTTTCCTAAAGAAAGACTACGAAAACCTGATTATTGTTGATTTTATTTGCCGAGGCACAAATTCTCCGAAGGTATTTAGAAAATATCTTGATTATCTAGAAGATAGATTTGGTTCAAAGGTTGTTTATTATAAAGCCAAAAACAAGGAGCTTGGTTGGCGGCAATTGACATCAAAGATTCGATTTGCGAATGGACAAACCCTTTATGACACAAGGGATATTAACTATTTCACAGTCGGATACCTGAATACGGGAGTCTATTCAAGGCCGTCATGTTATGACTGCAAGTTCAAGGATTTTCCCAGAATTTCTGATATAACACTGGCCGATCTCTGGGGTGCGGAAAAAATCGTTGGTAAAGACTTAGATGGGGATATGGGAACATCCCTGGTAATGGTCAATTCCCAAAAGGGGATGAAATACTTCGAATCCATCAAGGCAAGCATAAACGAACAGATTATTCCATTCAAATCCGTTCTCGCCAAAAACCCAGCCCTAGTGAAACCATTAAACCCTCCACTCGTTGACAGGGAACAATTCTACAAGGATTTAGACAGTTCCTCGTTCGGAGCTGTTGCAAAGAAGTATATATCAAGACCTATTGACAGCCCCATTTCGTCAAAAAGGAAGCTGAAAAACATCCTTGGCTTTGTTAAAGCGGTTATAAGAGTCTCCGGCTTTAGTCTTTCTACTTGGTGGAAAAACATCTACTATAATCTGCTCTGTTCAAGAGTGCATACAACAATATCCTTAAAGCATTATGTGCTAATATCCAAGCATGTTGTCCTAGAGCTTCACCCCAAGTCATGCCTAAAGGTCAACGGCATACTGAAAATCGGCGAGAAAAAATTTGCAAATTCCAAGTTGGAAACAAGAGTCTTGATAGAAGATGGTGCAACTTGGCAGGTTGACGACGACTGGGTACTTTTTTACGGTAGCGATTTAGAAATTTTCAAGAATGCGTTATTCCATGTGGAAGGAATTGGCGGGACCAATATCAACAGCACGATTATTTGCGGCGAGCACATTCATTTCGGACGAGGTGTTATGATTGGTCGTGCAGTTACAATCCGCGACAACAACGGCAATCACTACATCGCCCGCCGCGGTTATAAAAATACCAGGCCAGTGCATATCGGGCAACACGCTTGGCTGTGTGAGGGCTGCACCATAATTGCAGGAGCAAAGATTGGCGATGGAGCCATCATTGGAGCAAAAGCCCTTGTCGCATCTGCAGTTCCGGCATTCACGATGGTAGCCGGGAACCCAGCGCAGGTCGTAGACGAAGATGTTTATTGGAAATACTAA
- a CDS encoding 3-oxoacyl-ACP synthase III family protein yields the protein MAFIKAISYYLPEHVLTNEELVKEFPEWSVEKVAAKVGVNSRHLSSNSETAGDLAEKAARKLFEEYSIDPKSIDFVLLCTQSSDYALPSTACILQHKLGIPKTAGAFDYNLGCSGCIYGIAIAKGLVAANIAKNILLLTAETYTKYLHPQDKSNRSIFGDGAAACLISTEGFAEIGEFDLGTDGGGAESLILKTGAAREPKPNGKESVDEEGHVRRDDYLYMNGSDVFNFTLDIVPPMMQNVLYRNKLDQDVVDYFVFHQANKFMLSTIRKVCGLPKDKFYINLENTGNTVSSTILIGLKNSLNDGTIKTGMKVMIAGFGVGLSWGGTILRF from the coding sequence ATGGCGTTTATTAAAGCGATATCGTATTATCTCCCAGAACACGTTCTTACGAACGAGGAACTTGTCAAGGAATTTCCCGAATGGAGCGTCGAAAAGGTCGCCGCGAAGGTCGGTGTGAACTCACGACATTTGTCAAGTAATAGCGAAACTGCTGGTGATCTAGCCGAAAAGGCTGCCCGCAAGCTATTCGAAGAATATTCCATAGATCCGAAGTCTATCGATTTTGTGTTGTTGTGTACGCAAAGTTCAGATTACGCACTACCTTCAACAGCATGCATACTCCAGCATAAACTGGGAATTCCTAAAACGGCTGGAGCATTCGATTACAATCTTGGTTGTTCGGGCTGCATTTATGGCATAGCAATTGCCAAGGGACTAGTTGCTGCAAATATTGCGAAGAATATATTGTTACTGACTGCGGAAACATACACAAAATATCTGCATCCACAAGACAAAAGCAACCGTTCCATTTTCGGCGACGGCGCCGCAGCATGCTTGATTTCAACAGAAGGTTTTGCAGAAATTGGTGAATTTGACTTGGGCACAGATGGCGGTGGCGCAGAAAGTCTGATTTTGAAAACAGGTGCAGCTCGCGAACCAAAACCCAACGGCAAAGAATCCGTTGACGAGGAAGGTCATGTTCGTAGAGATGATTATCTCTACATGAACGGCTCAGATGTATTCAATTTTACTTTAGATATAGTTCCACCAATGATGCAGAATGTACTGTATCGAAACAAATTGGACCAAGACGTAGTTGATTATTTTGTTTTTCACCAGGCAAACAAGTTTATGTTGAGCACTATACGCAAGGTGTGCGGCCTTCCTAAAGACAAATTCTACATCAACCTTGAAAACACAGGCAACACTGTTTCTTCAACAATATTGATTGGTCTCAAGAACAGCCTAAATGATGGAACAATTAAAACCGGAATGAAGGTCATGATTGCAGGTTTTGGAGTGGGTTTAAGCTGGGGCGGAACGATATTGAGGTTTTAA
- a CDS encoding 3-oxoacyl-ACP synthase III family protein gives MAFLRALSYYLPPKELSNDDLQKELINCEVSKIAKSVGVNIRHIAAPSVTAGDMAVEAAKALFVEYGISPEEIDFVIFATQTPDHFLPPTACSIQSRLGIPNTAGAFDFDLGCSGYVYGLGIANSFVESGLAKNILLLTGDTITRFMHPQDNNRILFGEAATASVISKSGLAKIGSLVKGTDGSGGDMLIVKNRAARQLELTGQEMVDSEGNTRRDDFFYMDGASVFGFTVERLPTLIKETLERNSLQQSDVDYFVFHQANKYMLNTIRKVCGLEKDRFYVNIESTGNTTSSTVPIALKECLKQGLIKNNAKVMLAGFGVGLSWAGTILYFGVDE, from the coding sequence ATGGCTTTTTTAAGGGCTTTGTCTTATTACCTGCCACCCAAAGAACTTTCAAATGATGATTTGCAAAAAGAGCTAATCAACTGTGAAGTTTCCAAAATTGCGAAAAGTGTCGGTGTCAACATTCGACATATCGCGGCTCCATCCGTAACTGCAGGGGACATGGCAGTTGAGGCAGCAAAGGCACTGTTCGTTGAATACGGAATTTCTCCCGAAGAAATAGATTTCGTAATCTTTGCAACACAGACTCCGGACCATTTTTTACCACCTACCGCATGTTCCATTCAATCAAGACTAGGCATACCCAACACGGCTGGAGCCTTCGACTTTGACTTAGGCTGTTCTGGTTATGTATATGGTCTCGGAATAGCCAATAGCTTTGTGGAAAGCGGACTCGCAAAGAACATCTTGCTGTTGACGGGAGATACAATAACAAGATTTATGCATCCTCAGGATAACAACAGGATCTTATTCGGGGAAGCGGCAACAGCTAGTGTAATCTCCAAATCGGGGCTTGCTAAGATCGGCTCCTTGGTCAAAGGAACGGATGGTTCCGGTGGCGACATGCTAATCGTAAAAAATCGTGCCGCCCGCCAACTTGAATTAACAGGCCAAGAAATGGTCGATTCCGAAGGAAATACGCGGAGAGACGATTTCTTCTATATGGATGGGGCCTCCGTTTTCGGCTTTACTGTAGAAAGGCTGCCGACGCTCATCAAGGAAACTCTAGAAAGGAATTCCTTGCAGCAAAGCGATGTTGACTATTTTGTATTCCATCAAGCAAACAAATATATGCTGAACACGATAAGAAAAGTTTGCGGTTTGGAAAAAGACCGGTTCTACGTCAACATTGAAAGCACCGGGAACACGACATCATCGACAGTGCCAATAGCTTTAAAAGAATGTTTAAAGCAAGGACTTATTAAGAATAACGCAAAAGTCATGCTTGCTGGATTTGGAGTTGGTCTTTCCTGGGCAGGAACAATACTTTATTTTGGCGTGGATGAATAA